A single Argentina anserina chromosome 7, drPotAnse1.1, whole genome shotgun sequence DNA region contains:
- the LOC126802187 gene encoding protein transport Sec1a-like isoform X1 — protein MSFSDSETSSHGAVSEYKCFRQFSRDRLLHEMLGSTRTENSKSWKVLIMDKVTVKVMSHSCKMADITDQEISLVEDLFRRREPLPSMDVIYYIQPSKENIVMFLSDMSGREPLYRKAFVFFSSPIPKELINHIKSDTSVLPRIGALREMNLEYFPIDNQAFVTDQDGALEELFGNVENSKRIEKCLSIMATRIATVFASMKELPSVRYRASKAGDESAEASPRDLLPTKLAGAVWNIILKYKSSIPNFPQKETCDLLILDRSVDQIAPVIHEWTYDAMCHDLLDMDGNKYVHEVPSKTGGDPERKEVLLEDNDPVWLEIRHTHIADASERLSDKFSTFQSKNKAAQLQQSARDGNELSTRDLQKMVQALPQYTEQMEKISLHVEIAGKINRIIRDKGLRDLGQLEQDLVFGDAGAKDVINYLRTNQDASPENKLRLLMIYASVYPEKFEGDKASKLMQLAKLSPEDMKVVNNMRLLKGSSESKKTSGSFSLKFNNAKTKQAARKDREGEEEETWQLFRFFPLMEELIENLNKGLLPKNEYSCMNESGPAHEPGSQRRTQSTSESSTPSTNPHSIRSRRTANWGRARHSDDGYSSDSVLKGDSTDYKKLGRRVFVFMIGGATRSELRACYKMTTKLRREVILGTTSIQEPPQYITKLKLLSEKELSVDGLKL, from the exons ATGTCGTTTTCAGACTCTGAAACCTCTTCCCATGGCGCAGTGTCGGAGTACAAGTGTTTTCGTCAGTTCAGCCGTGACC GGTTATTGCACGAAATGCTTGGCTCAACTAGAACGGAGAATTCCAAATCTTGGAAG GTGCTCATCATGGATAAAGTAACAGTGAAGGTTATGTCCCATTCATGTAAAATGGCAGATATCACTGACCAAGAAATTTCAT TGGTTGAAGACCTTTTCCGGAGGAGGGAACCGTTGCCTTCAATGGAtgttatttattatatacagCCTTCAAAAGAGAA TATTGTTATGTTCTTGTCTGACATGTCTGGGAGGGAGCCTTTATACAGAAA GGCCTTTGTATTTTTCAGTTCACCTATCCCAAAGGAACTTATAAATCACATAAAGAGTGATACAAGTGTTTTACCACGTATAGGTGCTTTAAGAGAG ATGAATCTAGAATACTTTCCCATAGATAATCAG gCTTTTGTCACTGATCAAGATGGAGCATTGGAGGAGCTCTTTGGTAATGTTGAGAATTCTAAGAGAATCGAGAAGTGCTTGAGCATAATGGCAACTCGAATTGCGACAGTATTTGCTTCAATGAAG GAGCTTCCATCTGTGCGATACCGTGCTTCCAAGGCAGGTGATGAATCTGCAGAAGCATCACCTCGTGATTTATTGCCTACAAAGCTTGCTGGTGCTGTTTGGAACattattttgaagtataaatCTTCAATTCCGAACTTTCCACAGAAAGAAACATGCGACTTACTCATCTTGGATAGATCTGTCGATCAG ATTGCTCCTGTCATACATGAATGGACCTATGATGCTATGTGTCATGATCTATTAGATATGGATGGCAACAAATATGTACATGAG gttCCTAGCAAAACTGGTGGAGATCCTGAGAGAAAGGAGGTCCTTTTGGAAGATAATGATCCAGTTTGGCTCGAGATTCGCCATACACATATAGCAGAT GCTAGTGAACGATTGAGCGACAAGTTTAGCACCTTTCAATCAAAGAATAAAGCTGCACAGCTCCAACAGAGTGCAAG AgatggaaatgaattatctacACGGGATCTGCAGAAAATGGTTCAAGCTCTACCACAGTACACTGAACAAATGGAAAAGATTTCTCTCCATGTTGAG ATTGCAGGGAAAATAAACAGAATTATCAGGGATAAGGGGCTAAGAGACCTTGGGCAACTGGAGCAGGATCTTGTTTTTGGGGATGCAGGAGCCAAGGATGTCATCAATTATCTGAGAACCAATCAG GATGCGAGTCCTGAAAATAAGTTGCGTTTGCTAATGATTTATGCCTCTGTATATCCTGAGAAGTTTGAAGGGGACAAAGCTAGTAAGCTAATGCAG TTGGCAAAGTTATCACCTGAGGACATGAAGGTCGTTAATAACATGCGATTGCTCAAGGGATCATCAGAATCCAAAAAGACGAGTGGTAGCTTTTCACTCAAGTTCAATAATGCGAAG ACAAAACAAGCAGCAAGAAAGGATCGTGAAGGTGAAGAGGAGGAAACGTGGCAACTATTCAGATTTTTTCCACTGATGGAG gaGCTCATTGAAAATCTTAACAAAGGTCTATTACCAAAGAATGAGTATTCATGTATGAATGAATCTGGTCCAGCTCATGAACCAGGAAGTCAGAGGCGTACTCAAAGTACATCTGAAAGCTCAACTCCGTCCACCAATCCTCATTCGATAAGATCAAGGAGAACGGCAAATTGGGGACGGGCGCGGCATTCTGATGATGGATATTCAAG CGACTCAGTTTTGAAAGGTGATTCTACTGATTACAAGAAGCTGGGACGGCGTGTATTTGTATTTATGATTGGTGGTGCAACTCGATCAGAG CTACGAGCATGCTACAAGATGACAACAAAATTGAGAAGGGAAGTAATCCTTGGAACTACGAGTATCCAAGAACCCCCACAATATATCACG AAACTGAAGCTACTATCAGAAAAAGAACTATCAGTTGATGGCCTTAAACTCTAA
- the LOC126802187 gene encoding protein transport Sec1a-like isoform X2, which translates to MSFSDSETSSHGAVSEYKCFRQFSRDRLLHEMLGSTRTENSKSWKVLIMDKVTVKVMSHSCKMADITDQEISLVEDLFRRREPLPSMDVIYYIQPSKENIVMFLSDMSGREPLYRKAFVFFSSPIPKELINHIKSDTSVLPRIGALREMNLEYFPIDNQAFVTDQDGALEELFGNVENSKRIEKCLSIMATRIATVFASMKELPSVRYRASKAGDESAEASPRDLLPTKLAGAVWNIILKYKSSIPNFPQKETCDLLILDRSVDQIAPVIHEWTYDAMCHDLLDMDGNKYVHEVPSKTGGDPERKEVLLEDNDPVWLEIRHTHIADASERLSDKFSTFQSKNKAAQLQQSARDGNELSTRDLQKMVQALPQYTEQMEKISLHVEIAGKINRIIRDKGLRDLGQLEQDLVFGDAGAKDVINYLRTNQDASPENKLRLLMIYASVYPEKFEGDKASKLMQLAKLSPEDMKVVNNMRLLKGSSESKKTSGSFSLKFNNAKTKQAARKDREGEEEETWQLFRFFPLMEELIENLNKGLLPKNEYSCMNESGPAHEPGSQRRTQSTSESSTPSTNPHSIRSRRTANWAVLKGDSTDYKKLGRRVFVFMIGGATRSELRACYKMTTKLRREVILGTTSIQEPPQYITKLKLLSEKELSVDGLKL; encoded by the exons ATGTCGTTTTCAGACTCTGAAACCTCTTCCCATGGCGCAGTGTCGGAGTACAAGTGTTTTCGTCAGTTCAGCCGTGACC GGTTATTGCACGAAATGCTTGGCTCAACTAGAACGGAGAATTCCAAATCTTGGAAG GTGCTCATCATGGATAAAGTAACAGTGAAGGTTATGTCCCATTCATGTAAAATGGCAGATATCACTGACCAAGAAATTTCAT TGGTTGAAGACCTTTTCCGGAGGAGGGAACCGTTGCCTTCAATGGAtgttatttattatatacagCCTTCAAAAGAGAA TATTGTTATGTTCTTGTCTGACATGTCTGGGAGGGAGCCTTTATACAGAAA GGCCTTTGTATTTTTCAGTTCACCTATCCCAAAGGAACTTATAAATCACATAAAGAGTGATACAAGTGTTTTACCACGTATAGGTGCTTTAAGAGAG ATGAATCTAGAATACTTTCCCATAGATAATCAG gCTTTTGTCACTGATCAAGATGGAGCATTGGAGGAGCTCTTTGGTAATGTTGAGAATTCTAAGAGAATCGAGAAGTGCTTGAGCATAATGGCAACTCGAATTGCGACAGTATTTGCTTCAATGAAG GAGCTTCCATCTGTGCGATACCGTGCTTCCAAGGCAGGTGATGAATCTGCAGAAGCATCACCTCGTGATTTATTGCCTACAAAGCTTGCTGGTGCTGTTTGGAACattattttgaagtataaatCTTCAATTCCGAACTTTCCACAGAAAGAAACATGCGACTTACTCATCTTGGATAGATCTGTCGATCAG ATTGCTCCTGTCATACATGAATGGACCTATGATGCTATGTGTCATGATCTATTAGATATGGATGGCAACAAATATGTACATGAG gttCCTAGCAAAACTGGTGGAGATCCTGAGAGAAAGGAGGTCCTTTTGGAAGATAATGATCCAGTTTGGCTCGAGATTCGCCATACACATATAGCAGAT GCTAGTGAACGATTGAGCGACAAGTTTAGCACCTTTCAATCAAAGAATAAAGCTGCACAGCTCCAACAGAGTGCAAG AgatggaaatgaattatctacACGGGATCTGCAGAAAATGGTTCAAGCTCTACCACAGTACACTGAACAAATGGAAAAGATTTCTCTCCATGTTGAG ATTGCAGGGAAAATAAACAGAATTATCAGGGATAAGGGGCTAAGAGACCTTGGGCAACTGGAGCAGGATCTTGTTTTTGGGGATGCAGGAGCCAAGGATGTCATCAATTATCTGAGAACCAATCAG GATGCGAGTCCTGAAAATAAGTTGCGTTTGCTAATGATTTATGCCTCTGTATATCCTGAGAAGTTTGAAGGGGACAAAGCTAGTAAGCTAATGCAG TTGGCAAAGTTATCACCTGAGGACATGAAGGTCGTTAATAACATGCGATTGCTCAAGGGATCATCAGAATCCAAAAAGACGAGTGGTAGCTTTTCACTCAAGTTCAATAATGCGAAG ACAAAACAAGCAGCAAGAAAGGATCGTGAAGGTGAAGAGGAGGAAACGTGGCAACTATTCAGATTTTTTCCACTGATGGAG gaGCTCATTGAAAATCTTAACAAAGGTCTATTACCAAAGAATGAGTATTCATGTATGAATGAATCTGGTCCAGCTCATGAACCAGGAAGTCAGAGGCGTACTCAAAGTACATCTGAAAGCTCAACTCCGTCCACCAATCCTCATTCGATAAGATCAAGGAGAACGGCAAATTGGG CAGTTTTGAAAGGTGATTCTACTGATTACAAGAAGCTGGGACGGCGTGTATTTGTATTTATGATTGGTGGTGCAACTCGATCAGAG CTACGAGCATGCTACAAGATGACAACAAAATTGAGAAGGGAAGTAATCCTTGGAACTACGAGTATCCAAGAACCCCCACAATATATCACG AAACTGAAGCTACTATCAGAAAAAGAACTATCAGTTGATGGCCTTAAACTCTAA
- the LOC126801540 gene encoding uncharacterized protein LOC126801540, translating to MDPVLPIAALSVLIGAVIALVFFSTYFRKRSSEVQSISKPELQADQKKQPPKPSQHKKSHASDKDHNKKHHPLDVNTLKGHGDSVDGLCFSPDGRSLATACADGIIRVFKLDDASSKSFKFLKINTPVGGPPVAVSFSDDASSLVVASQNLTGASLYMYGGVEKPKVSNESDPPSKVPLPEIKWEQHKIHEKLGILTLSGTKASYGTADGSAIIASCSEGTDIIIWHGKTGKNLGHVDTNQLKNNMAALSPNGRFIAAAAFTADVKVWEIVYSKDGSVKEVSKAMQLKGHKSAVTWLCFTPDSEQIITASKDGSIRVWNINVRYHMDEDPKTLKVFSIPLGGSSPHYDRLSLSPDGKILAATHGSTLQWLCVETGKVLDTADKAHEDFITSITWRPQAIPMGDKKVLILATASVDKKVKLWVAPSLNAS from the exons ATGGATCCAGTTCTTCCAATCGCGGCGCTCTCCGTCCTCATCGGCGCCGTCATTGCCCTCGTCTTCTTCAGCACCTACTTCCGCAAACGGAGCTCCGAAGTCCAGTCCATTTCCAAACCGGAGCTCCAGGCCGATCAGAAGAAGCAACCTCCCAAGCCCTCGCAGCATAAGAAGTCTCACGCCTCCGACAAG GATCACAACAAGAAGCACCATCCTTTGGATGTGAATACATTGAAAGGTCATGGAGATTCCGTTGATGGACTGTGTTTTTCTCCTGATGGACGGAGTTTGGCCACAG CTTGTGCGGATGGAATTATCAGGGTATTCAAGTTGGACGATGCTTCGAGTAAAAGTTTCAA ATTTCTGAAAATAAATACGCCTGTCGGTGGCCCTCCTGTAGCAGTTTCATTTTCTGATGATGCATCGTCCTTAGTTGTTGCTTCTCAAAATCTGACTGGTGCTTCTTTGTACATGTATGGTGGGGTGGAAAAACCgaaagtttctaatgaatCCGATCCACCATCCAAGGTTCCTCTCCCAGAAATCAAGTGGGAGCAGCACaagattcatgagaaattaggtATTCTCACCTTATCTGGGACCAAAGCAAGTTATGGCACTGCTGATGGGAGTGCAATTATTGCTTCTTGTTCTGAAG GTACTGACATCATAATTTGGCATGGTAAAACTGGCAAGAACTTGGGGCATGTTGACACAAATCAGTTGAAAAATAACATGGCTGCTTTATCACCAAATGGACGTTTCATTGCTGCGGCAGCTTTTACTGCTGATGTGAAG GTGTGGGAGATCGTATATTCAAAGGATGGATCAGTCAAGGAGGTTTCAAAAGCCATGCAACTTAAAGGACATAAG AGTGCAGTAACATGGCTATGCTTTACTCCGGACTCGGAACAAATTATCACAGCATCGAAAGATGGTTCAATTAGAGTTTGGAATATCAATG TTCGATATCATATGGATGAGGATCCAAAAACTCTCAAGGTGTTTTCTATTCCACTTGGTGGCAGTAGTCCCCACTATGATCGTCTGAGTTTATCTCCTGATGGAAAAATCTTGGCGGCAACCCATGGTTCAACATTGCAGTGGTTATGCGTTGAAACTGGAAAGGTTTTGGACACGGCTGACAAAGCCCACGAAG ATTTTATCACATCCATCACATGGAGACCACAGGCTATTCCAATGG GTGATAAGAAAGTACTAATATTGGCAACAGCGAGTGTAGATAAAAAGGTCAAACTTTGGGTTGCTCCATCCCTCAATGCTTCATAG
- the LOC126801542 gene encoding methylsterol monooxygenase 1-1-like yields MLPYQTLQEAEEALGRTLSVAEKLWFRYSAHKPDYILHYHNFIFLMLFYTLAPLPYVFIGLGWVKNMDRYKIQPKVKESFSTMFKCYKNVMGSFLLVVGPLQVISYPTIQWIGIRTSLPLPSLGEVFLQIMVYFIIEDFGNYWIHRLLHSKWGYQKIHRIHHEYASPIGLAAPYAHWAEILILGIPAFLAPALVPGHIVTYWLWFILRQMEAIETHSGYNFPWSPSKYIPFYGGAEYHDYHHYVGEQSQSNFASVFTYCDYIYGTDKGYRYRKQALENLAKLRHEDDGRREEEPYHIPAEDRKSQ; encoded by the exons ATGCTGCCTTACCAAACCCTTCAAGAAGCAGAAGAAGCCCTCGGCAGAACTCTCAGTGTTGCAGAGAAGCTATGGTTCCGGTACTCGGCTCACAAACCAGACTACATCCTTCACTACCACAACTTCATCTTCCTCATGTTGTTCTACACTCTGGCTCCTCTGCCGTACGTGTTCATCGGCCTCGGCTGGGTCAAGAACATGGACAGGTACAAGATTCAGCCGAAGGTGAAGGAGTCCTTCTCTACCATGTTCAAGTGCTATAAGAATGTCATGGGAAGCTTTCTTCTTGTTGTTGGTCCTCTGCAAGTGATTTCTTACCCTACCATCCAG TGGATAGGGATTCGGACGAGTTTGCCATTACCATCCTTGGGGGAAGTGTTTTTGCAAATAATGGTGTATTTTATTATAGAGGATTTTGGAAATTATTGGATCCATCGGCTACTCCACTCGAAATGGGGCTACCAGAAGATCCACCGGATCCACCATGAATACGCTTCTCCGATTGGCCTTGCAGCACCTTATGCGCATTGGGCCGAGATTTTGATCCTCGGAATACCTGCATTTCTGGCACCGGCACTGGTTCCCGGCCACATTGTCACATACTGGTTATGGTTCATTTTGCGACAAATGGAGGCCATTGAAACTCATAGCGG GTACAACTTTCCTTGGAGTCCCTCAAAATACATCCCATTTTATGGAGGTGCAGAGTACCATGACTACCATCATTATGTTGGAGAACAAAGCCAGAGCAACTTCGCATCAGTGTTCACCTACTGCGATTACATCTATGGAACTGATAAG GGGTATAGGTACCGAAAACAAGCTCTTGAGAAT CTGGCAAAGTTGAGACACGAGGATGATGGCAGACGAGAAGAGGAGCCATATCACATTCCTGCCGAGGATCGGAAATCTCAGTGA